The nucleotide window AGATTCTTCCAGCCTTTTCCTTCAGCCTGGCCGGGTTTTCTCACCTTGGCAGGATTGAAGTTGACATTCTTGGCACTGCCATGTTCATCCCCAGAGACAGCAGGCTGGTTATTGAAACCTTGTTTTACATTCAAGGCCGTCAGTTCGTCCTGAGGCAGGAAAGCAACATTTTagcgtgttttttttttttccccccagcggggtagtggtggtgggagaggagggcaggagaaaaggagggaagggggggtggaCAAGGTGGGAGGAGGACTCTGAGTAGCACAGATTGTTATTTAGCGGGAGGCCCTGATATTCATTTAGACCCTCAGCCCCCAGTCACTCAGGTTCCCCATCACCCAGAGCTCGCCCAACAGCGCTCTTCGCCTACAAGCTTCCTTCAGACAACTTtctgaggggtgtgtgtgcagagGGGGGCGCCTCCTGAGTGACCCCTCCGTCGTCCTGTAGTCACACCCAGAAACCGCCCCCCCACTCCGGTGCCCTCCAGGTTCCCCTGTCCTGCACCCACTTTACTCTTTCCCCTTTCGGGACTTTCGCTCGCCCCAGACCGCTCCGCCTCCCCTTCCCCAAACCGTCGGGGATTCCACCCGTACTGACCGTTGGTCCGTGGCCCCGCGAGAACCCCGGCTTGTGAACGTACCTCCTTCTGTTTGGGATCTTGAGGGTACACATCGGGAGGCCCCAGCCGCGGCCGCTTCAGAGGCCGGTGTTCGTAGCTCAAGATCCCGAAGGCCGCCATCTTGCCCAGCCCGGACCGCCGGAGGCCCGAGCTGGGCCGGCTCCGCGGGAGGGGAAGCCGCCAGGGGGGCGGCGGTGGCGAGCGCGGCGGCCGAGAGACAACAGGGGGCACGTTAGAAACTCTCGATCATTGCCGGAAACTACCGAGGGTAACCGAGGGACGCCGGAAACCGGCGGACAATACGGACCtccgcggggcggggccgggccggcgTGGGGCGGAGCTTCGCGCGCCGGAGCTTTTCGGCCGCAGATCGATTTCACACGGCCGGCAGCTGCGAACTGTCCCGAAGCCGCGCGGTGGGCGGGGATGTGAACCTGCGAGGCGGGAGGCGGCCGCCGGCGCTGCCGAGCTGTGACCTGTGCTGGCTGCCGGGCGCCTCGCTCAGTTCGGGGCCTAGAATGGGTGCTCCATAGTATTAGTTTCCGCATCGGAAAAATGGGTGTACTTATACATCCTTCAAAGGATCGTTGTGACGGTTGGAGCCCGTGTATACTGACAAAGCACTCATTAAATCGCGAAAGGCTAAATCGAATCCCTCAAGGTCTTTATGGTCTAGCACtgagattctttcttttttttatttcttaaattgtttttaaagattttatttatttttagggaggaaagggatggggaggtcgagagagagagagagagagagagagagagagagagagagaaagagggagagggagagagagggagggagggagagagacatcaatgtgcggttgctgggggttatggcctgcaacccaggaatgtgccctggctgggaatcgaacctgggacgctttggttcccagcccgcgctcaatccactgagctacgccagccagggctgagattctttcttttaaattgatttcTGAGCAAAgacgggagagagggagagagagagcgcgctAGTTGTTGTCTCACTTATCTGTACATTAAtaggttgatttttgtatgtgccctgaccgctATAGAACTCAGGTTTATGAGGATGatgcttaaccaactgagctaccccgccagggcctggcactgagattcttaactttttctgattCACAAGATGAGATGCTGATGGAAGCTGTGGCCCTTCTCCCCCCAAAAAGGAACATAGAGACACACAAAATGTGATTCTTTACaggaagattcttttttaaaaaaagattttatttatttttagagagggaagggagggagaaagagagagaaacatcaatgtgtggttgctgggggccgtggcctgcaacccaggcatgtgccctgactgggaatcaaacctgcaatgctttggttcccagcccgcgctcaatccactgagctacgccagccagggcccaggaagATTCTTAACACCCCCTGGAGCTCATCCATGCATCCACTAATTTCCAGGAATTTCAGGTTAATAACCCTTGCTCTAGCGAAAGAGACACCTACTAAGTGTCAGATTCTTTTCAgacattatctcctttaatccgGACACAGCCCCATGAGTTAGGGATTACTGTCTTCATTTTATGGATAAGGCGGTTGATTTTCAAAGAGCAGAAGTTCACTGGCCGGATATTAGATAACTACTAAGTCACAGAGCTGagctaggattttttttttctccactcttGAGCCAATATTCTTTCAATGACGGCATTGCCTTTTAGAGAAAAGACACACTACTGGAATAAAAGTAACAAattgcaatgaaaataaaagtagcaaataacacaaataataacaaaattcTACTGAATCACAATGGGGCCACACATTAATTCTGATTGCGGACAGGAAACATTCTGCTGggaggaggtgatatttgagctaACCCTGAGAAATTTTAACACAGAGAAAATTAGGGTGGCTTACAAGATAAGCACAGAGTCTGACACATATTAAAGGCTCGATAAATGCCTGCTGAATAAACAATCTTTGTAAATGGTTTTTCCAATCAGCTCTGTACTTTGGGGAAGATAAGTCTGGCAATGAGATGAAAAATGGATGAGAGAGCAGGGGGCCTGTAGAAAGGGAGGCCAGTTAGTTGGTGGGTTCTAGTAAGAATCATGACCAGAGGGAATGAAAGGCTGATTTAGTGGCCGTGCTCATGGAAAGGAGGGCCCTGCTGGGAGAAACACTGTAGAAAGTGGAGCTGATTGGATTCTCAGGGTGAGATAGTGGGAGGAATTGGAGATGACTTTGAGCTTTCAAGTCTGAGTGACTGAGAGGGTGATGATACCATTAACTCAGATGGAGAATACAGGAAGGGAAGCAgatggaggaggggaagagggggagttGGAATCCTCCATTTCCAGAATCTCCATCTAAATCAGACCTCCTCACCAGTGTCAACAGAGACCCAGCTCATACAGGAGCTAAGGACGGATATTGTGGTTGGGATGCATTCAGAGGAAAGACAGCTATCTATGTGCCCCGAGGAGTCAAGACTGTATTTCCCATCTAGCCGAGACAGTAGAGCTTTGACAGAGGTTTAAGGGTGGCTGAGCCAAGGAAGGAGTGTAGCATAGGATGGGAAAGAAGTCCAGACCCTCCACTATATAGGATGAAATGATTTTGATAAGAAGGTGGTTGGGAATGGTGCGTGGTGATAGATCCTTCCCAAGGATCTAGGCAACCTAAGGATTCTTGAGTCTGTGACAGTGTTGTATACTCAGCCTCCTTAACACCACTTCGCGGCTGGGCGGTGTTACACCTACAGATTAGATCAACCACTTAACCTCCCAGAAGACTTAGCCTGTGTCATAGTGCATTTTGCCACACCCTCTATAAAGCCCCGGTTTCAAAGGTTCTTTCCACCGGAAGCTATGACAGAAGGAAATGTCTGGGTGAGGAGGGGTAGTGGGTGAGGGGCCCAGGTTCCTGACACAGTACACGCAGGGAACGAAGAGCAAGAGCGCCATGTTGAAGCGACCACTGCCACTCAGATTCCTCTTGTTCCtgcagctgcctctgctgggTGTGGGGCACACCACAGAGTTCCTCACACCGACTAATGGGACTGAAAGCATCACAACTGGTGGGAAACCTGGTACtggaagggcttggtgataaggGGGGTTGTGGGAAGGGGCTGTACAGAAATCTGGAACCTGCCACTGCATGTAGGCAGAATTTAAGAgtgctggggggagggcggggtaAGGGTTCTGTGCCTCACGCTGCTACTTCTTCTGATCATcatttcttctctccccctcccccacttcattttctccccaaccTAGATTTCTCCCTGACCTCTACAGTCCCTGGAATCTTTGATTTGTCCACCCTTCACCTCCCAGAGGTTCAGTGTTTTGTATTCAATGTCGAGTATATGAATTGCACTTGGAACAGCAGCTCTGAGCCCCAGCCCACCAACCTGACGCTGCGCTATTGGtatgaggaaggaagaggggatggCACAGGGGTGGAAGAGGAGGTGGGCTGGATGTGAGAGACTGCCTGGGACCCAAGAAAGAGGGTAGCCAGCATTCCAGGCACTCCAGTATTTTCTCATGGGGTAAGTCATAAGTTAGTTCAGAGGAGATGAGGCTGGGCTGTGGATGTCTGTAGCACCCAAGTTTACCCCAGCATTCCTCATCCTTCTAACCCTTCTCTAGGTACAAGAACTCTAAAGACAAAGCCCAAGAGTGTGGCCACTATCTATTCTCTTCAGAGGTCACTTCCGGCTGTTGGTTGCCAAAAAAGGAGATCCATCTCTACGAAACATTTGTTGTCCAGCTCCAGGACCCACAGAGACCTAGGAGGCAGACCATACAGACGCTAAAACTACAGGATCTGGGTAATTTGATGGGGGGCTCAAGAGTCCTGGGATTGTGGGTCGTTGAAGTATACAGAGCTGTGTCCTTTCACCATTGGGGTACCTGGGcagaagggaggaggtgagggtttgggatgaggaagggaggagggatcAGGAGCACTACCTTCAGGATCCTGGCTTATCTAGGTCAGGGGAATgaccactcacacacacatatctcCAGTGATTCCCTGGGCTCCGGAGAACCTAACTGTTCAAAAGCTGAGTGAATCGCAGCTGCAACTGAACTGGAGCAACAGATACTTGGACCACTGTTTGGAGCACATGGTGCAGTATCGGAGTGACCGGGACGACCACTGGACTGTGAGTGACTGGAGATATGAATGTAGCAGCTAAGACCAAGCAGGTGGGGATAAAGCATTCTATCAGCCAAACAGGAGCACTTGATGTCAAGCTCCTGGTCCCTACCTTCCCATTCCCatgcccaccccctgcctttcTCCAATTCTTTCCTTAGCATCACTCACTCAGTTTTCATTAGGGTTTCCCTACCCATAGTCTTCCCAACATCAGACAGACAAGTAAACCAAAGGAAGCCTTTAAGGGGATCTGGAGAtgctggctagtgtggctcagtgaattgactgccagcctgtgaaccaaagggtcgctggtttgattcccagtcagggcgcatgcctgggtttcgggccaggttcccggtagggggtgtgcgagaggcaaccgcacattgatgtttccctctctttctcccttccccctctgtttaaaagtaaagaaatgaaatcattttttaaaaaaattggagtggggggggggaccAGGAGTTAGTGGAGGGAGCCCTGTAGCTTGAGTAGTCAGGAGAGAGGgactgggaagagccagaagaTGATGTTGCGGGAGGGGCAgccattttaattcttccttcttttatagACACCCATGTTTCCCTTACATTTTCTCTCCCCAAGGACCAATCTGTGTACCACAGACAAAGCTTCTTTCTGCCTAGTGTGGACGTGCAGAAACTCTACACGTTTCGTGTTCGGAGCCGCTATAACCCACTCTGTGGAAGCGCTCAGCGTTGGAGTGAATGGAGCCAACCGATCCAGTGGGGCGGCCATACTTCAAAAGGTAAAATGAACTGCAACCCACGAACCCAGCATCCCAGCCTTTCCAGCACCACTGTCTTTTGCTCTACCTTCCTATCTCTCAGCTCCCAAATTTGGTGGCCCATCTGCCCTCACTgttccaccccaacccccaggaAGCAGGGTTTTTCTGTGTAGGGTTGGGTCGCTGCATTGTTAGAGTAGGGGGATGGGTTGAGAAGAAGGCCAAGGAGTGCTCAAAAGGGAGATCGAATCTATAAGCCACCCCTACAGCATTCCCCGGAAGGCAGCAGCATAGGGAAGATGACTTTGGACCAGCCAGATCTCGGGTATAAGCCTGCCTCTGCCATTTCCTGCCTCTTTGATCTTGGGTACATCACTAACCTCCTTGATTGTCCTTCCTCATCGGTAAAATGGAGATACTAACTGGTCCCCCTCTCaggagttgtgaggattaagtataTAGAAAAGTGTTTAGCATAGTTCCAGGCACCTAGTTGGGGCTCTACCACTGCTGGTGTGTCTGTGTCATAGGGGTGTGAAAAGCATTAgggctcttttcctttcctcttctccacagAGCCCCCACCGTGGTTTCAAGTGGAAGCCATGATCATTCCCATTGGCTCCATGGGACTGATTGCTATTagcttcttcagtgttgtgttcaTCTACTGCTATCGGGAAAGGTGAGAATTTGGGAATCCCAGAAAAAAGAGGCGGGGGTGGCTGGGAATAGTAGAGTTGGTTCATGATTACAGGGTTTCTAGAAGAAGAGGGCAGAGCGGTAAAGCATGAGGGGGGTCACCCAAGTGGATGTGGGGATGGAGGGAAGCTTCAGGCACGGAGAACACGGAATCTCTTTATTCCACATGGAAGAACTGGGAAAAAAGGGTAATAAAAGAGCACCACCAATGTGCTcttgctccctctttctccccctgccccagggtgaTGCCCCGAATTCCTCATCTCAAGAGCCTAGAGGATCTGGTTACGGAATACCAGGGCAACTTTTTGGTGAGAACATGGTCATAGGGGGACTGCAGTCTGTCAACTGCCGACTTCCTGCAGGAAGACAGGGTGTAgggggtgggcaaaggggaggaggCCCCCCACACACTAACTGTCAGTATGTGGCCGAccagttgtgggggtgggggagatggagagagactgGTGGAAGAGCTGATTGTAGATTGGTTGAGGCAGATGGACACAGTGGTACTGGGAGCCCAGGGGTCTGTGTGTCCCATCGTCACAATGGTGAAAAGTGAGTGAGTGCTCTCTTGGCACAGAGCCTGGGTCTTTTATTTCCTGCCCCTTATTGGCCCCTGACCTGGAGATATCTGTCTTTAGGCCTGGAGTGGTGTGTCTAAGGGACTGGCGGAGAGCCTGCAGCCAGACTACAGCGAACGGCTCTGCCACGTCAGTGAGATCCCCCACAAAggaggggctcctggggaggCCCCTGGGGGCTCCCCCTGCAGCCAGCATAGCCCCTACTGGGCTCCCCCATGTTAAACCTTGAGACCTGAAACCTGAGCCCTGATATCCTGGCAGAACTCCAGGGTTGTGGAGCCCTAAATTGGACTGACTTCCCCTTGTCCAACCAGCCTGGACCCAATTCTCCTCTGGCCCTACTGTGGCTGACTTTGAATTTTGTACCCCTTATAACTGCCCCCTCATTCAATATTCTCCTCCTTAAGAATTGCCCCTTTGCCCTGTACATGTTTCTCATCTCCCTCAATCCAGCCCTTCCTCTTCACagaatcctccctccctcccttcctttctccctcccttcctccctgccctcctccctctgtctttccATTTACCCTTCAGTTGTTCCCAAATCAATGAGAAATAAAGTTTCTGTTGATAATAATCAAGAATGTCTGTTGTTGGTGCAGGGAAAACATGAGGTACGGTAAGAATGGGGGTCATGGTGCTGAGAGTAGGGAAAAAGAGTACTAGAGTCTTGCTGTGGAAGCAGTAGTACCACAaattaactagaaaaaaaaagtgcagttCCAAAAACTTAACTTTTCTCTAAGGCATCCTTCTGGAGCCCATTTTAGAGCTATATTTACCATGTTGCCCCTATTCCCAATGAATCTTCTACAGACCTCACCCAGGTTCTCTTCCTTATCCTTATTCGGAGTTCTACCCCACAGACCACTTCTGACCTCATAATCCCTTCACTGcaacctcaggccccaccccctagCGATGGTGGTTATCTACCACTGCCCTTAGctctctcagctctctgctgTCTTCCCTGGCCTGTGCTTCCTTTAGCATGTAATCCACCTGCCTCTCCAATCCCCCAACCCCATGGATTTCCCAAGGTCTCCAGAACACCCTCCTTCTCCATGACTCATCAGGCCCCTTCTGAAGAATAAGATCTTGACAGCATGTTCATCTACATCAAACATGGAGGTGAGGGGGCATCACGGAGGAACTGGAGTACATGTGCAGGGCTGGGAAGGTTTGAGGGCAGTGGCGATCACAGGAACAGTATAACCAGGGAAGGGCCATATGCCCCATTCCATCTCTTCTCAGATAGTCAAATTTTCATTGCCAACACCAACTGTGCTGTCTACCACCTGCTGTATTATGTCCGCAGAAAACTGGGGTTGTCTAAAAGAGGTGAGGAGTTTGGGGAGGGGACTGATGGCCAAGGGTCAGAAGCAGGAGGGTCATCTCTGGCCCCCAAGGCCTCCTGCTGGCCTTGAATGTCCTTCTGGATAGGATCCCTGGCCCCTTTTGCCTCCACTCTCCTTCCTCAGCTGCCCCAATTACCCCTGTGGCCTCTCTCCAGGCTCCATCGATTTGTGTGATACAACAGGAACAATGAAGTTGTTTTTCCTGATGAAGAAGCCCGGAGACTATGCCACCAAATACCTTACAGCTCGAAACACCTACTATGTCTGTAGGGTGATACGCGGGAAACCAGGTAGAGGCTTAGGAGCATTCCCCAGAGGTAGAGCAAGACCCTCAGATGGATTGTCGACTTTGTCCTTCAAACAGGGCACCCTCAAACAGGTCTAATTGACCATGTCTAGTCAACCTAAGAGGGGGCAGTGCTGGTAACAATAGGTCAGGTTCACACATACCACACCCCCCACTCCTTGATCCTAGGGATGGATCTGAGGAGAGGAAATGAGGTGAACCAGTTCAAGTTAGTGTTGAGTGGTAGGGTCCTGAAATGTTGGGCTTTGTAAGGGTGGAGACTGGGTAATGGGCCGTGGATAGCATACTGCTGTATTCACAGGAACACCACGTGCGAATGCCTTCCTAGCCTTTGTACCTCTCCTGAAGAATCCAGAACATTCAGTAGTCGGTAAGGAGCacggaggagaaaggaggaacaCGGAGAGTTCTATGTAGAGCTGGCGATGGAGAATATAGGGTGGAAGTGTTGTCATATAGCAAGGGGGATCACGGGATCCTAGGAAAAGGGGAATAGGGTCTAGGTCCACTTTAGGAGGGATGCTTAGCTCAAACCAGGTGCATTGTGTGTCATTCATTGCTCCCTCCATTTCTTAGTCCTCTTCTCAGTCTATCTCCCTATCACTACCCCATCACTTccatctttcccttcttccttctctgttgaAGCCTAGGCATCTTCAGATCACTCTCCAGACTAACTTTAGGCTGGGTTGCTCTAAATGATCATTTCAACCATGGGAGGGACGCGATGGGTAGGTAAGGTCACCAGTCCTCAGAGGTGGGGTGCCTTTTCCTGGTTTCTAGAGGCCTTGCGCTTACAATGTGCCTTAATGGAGAGAAGCCGACTGAAAATGCTCGCAATCAAACAAGCCAAGAAACTCGCTAAAGCTGAATCCGCTAGGAGCTTGGCAGTAAGACTCCCCAAATTTAGTCTGTCCCAGCGCCCCTTTCCCCCCCCAGCCAACCAGGCTCCTCCACCATGGTCCTCTGGGGTAGATTTCCTTTCCAAATTCAACACCCATGCCCAAGACCTGCCCTTCACCTCTGTTGTCCTGCCTTTGGCCCTAGTTTGTAGAAAGCTTCCTTGCACGAACCTCTTTACCTGACTGACCCTTTCCTCTTCCAGTCCAAAAAAGGTGGAACCAAGTCCACTCGCAAGGGCGCAGGCCAGAAGCTCAGGGTAAGCTTTAAAACTCCCACTCCGAAGCAGAAACGAAAACCAAATAAAAAGTGACCCAGTGAGAGCAGCAATACTAGGTATGAAATCACTGGAATTTATTGCGAGGTTCCTTTTTCAAGAGAGCCCTTCTCCCAGTGGTTGCAGGGAGGCCTAAGTGTGTCTCGCGCAccctggaggctctgagggtggATAGGAGCatcggggcagggctgggactgcacatgggtgggggtgaggatagAATGGGAAGCTTAGTACAATGAGCCTttgagggacagagggacagagtaGGGGGGTGGGGTCTCTTCTAGCCAGACTACCAAAGGAGGCCTATCAAAGCCTGCCCACTCGTGCTTGGGTTAGGTGGCTGACGGGCCacttccctcttcccacccccaccttctgcCCCTGCTGaaattcccccacccccacttctcagCCTCTGGGCAGTCCCTCCCGCCAAAACTtggcctttccccctccctcctccttgtcCGCGCGGGCAGCAAGGCAGCAGAAACCAGAGCTGGTTATAggcatttattgaatttattcatttattgatttgacacACTACCCCACTCAAATCTAGCACATGATACAATCTGGGTAGGCCAGGCACTGACACAGGAAATGATGGGAACCCacagcaggggcgggggaggggacaatgcaaaggggactgggggaggggctgctctgggggctggggtggaggagccCCAGATGGCCTCCCTGGCAGGTGCTAGTAAACCTGATCCACATTCCCCTCCATCCCGGCTCATTTCCCAGACCCTCAGCCAAGCTCACCAGCTCCCCCTTCTCtgtcccgcccctccccctgcccgccACCACACACACTTCCACATAACCCCTGTAGTCAGGCAAGGGGGAAGAAGGGCAGGGACAGCTGTCAGGGGCCTTGAACAGGGAGGTCTCTGTGCCTAACTTTACCACCCTaaatccttccctccttctcttccccctcccaccgcTTCCCAGGCCACAAACTCATTCCAGGCCTTCAATGCGCTCCCCCACTGCGGCGCTAGCCCACAGTGGGTCAAGGGAGAGTGTGGCTGCATCCTGATACCACACACTCCTAGGCACAAGGTGGCCGAAGGTGGCCGAAGGCAGGCGTGTGGCTTAGCTTTTTCACTAGGGAAACTCGGAGCTAGTTCTGCACCGACCTCATTCTAGACCTGGGCCTCGGGGGAGTGCCTCCCCTTGCTCACTCCCCAGGTTTCCCCCAGTGATGTCTGTAGTGTTTGCAACATGTCACTATGACAAAGCcctcagaaagggaaaaaaaaaaaaagcactctcTCCATCACTAGCACCTTGCCACTGTTAAAAATCTCTATATTTGTGTTTATAGttcttaaaagtttataaaaagcCTTTGTGTGATCTGCAGTCTTCCAAGGGTCATTTAGCCTGGTGAATCACTCCAGTGCTCAGACCTTGGCCCTTCCAGGTCCCTActacccccccccacccgcccccactgGCCTAAGAGGCCACTGCATACAAACCCCAGGCTCATCCTAGCCTGGACCAGCTCAGATAAGATGCTACAAAAAAAATCCTGCTCCCAAAGGCAGAGGTAAGGCCACTGGTGACTTCACATTTCCAACAGCATTGCTTGCCCCTGCTACAAAACCtagggggtgggaatgggggaagTCCAGGATGGCTCCTGAGAGGGGGCCTACCCCCTAATTGGCACAGTGAGAATaaaccctctcccttcccctccccccacagctccTATATGGGGCAGCTTTATCTTTATACTCTCCTGGACACCTGTATGAATAGACCCCATCCTAGCTCTAAAGTAGGATCCCAAATTCCCCGGGTGAGGTCAGGGGTAAAAAGTGGATATGAGCACCCCCGGCTCCA belongs to Phyllostomus discolor isolate MPI-MPIP mPhyDis1 chromosome X, mPhyDis1.pri.v3, whole genome shotgun sequence and includes:
- the IL2RG gene encoding cytokine receptor common subunit gamma isoform X2 gives rise to the protein MLKRPLPLRFLLFLQLPLLGVGHTTEFLTPTNGTESITTDFSLTSTVPGIFDLSTLHLPEVQCFVFNVEYMNCTWNSSSEPQPTNLTLRYWYKNSKDKAQECGHYLFSSEVTSGCWLPKKEIHLYETFVVQLQDPQRPRRQTIQTLKLQDLVIPWAPENLTVQKLSESQLQLNWSNRYLDHCLEHMVQYRSDRDDHWTDQSVYHRQSFFLPSVDVQKLYTFRVRSRYNPLCGSAQRWSEWSQPIQWGGHTSKEPPPWFQVEAMIIPIGSMGLIAISFFSVVFIYCYRERVMPRIPHLKSLEDLVTEYQGNFLAWSGVSKGLAESLQPDYSERLCHVSEIPHKGGAPGEAPGGSPCSQHSPYWAPPC
- the IL2RG gene encoding cytokine receptor common subunit gamma isoform X1, which produces MLKRPLPLRFLLFLQLPLLGVGHTTEFLTPTNGTESITTGGKPDFSLTSTVPGIFDLSTLHLPEVQCFVFNVEYMNCTWNSSSEPQPTNLTLRYWYKNSKDKAQECGHYLFSSEVTSGCWLPKKEIHLYETFVVQLQDPQRPRRQTIQTLKLQDLVIPWAPENLTVQKLSESQLQLNWSNRYLDHCLEHMVQYRSDRDDHWTDQSVYHRQSFFLPSVDVQKLYTFRVRSRYNPLCGSAQRWSEWSQPIQWGGHTSKEPPPWFQVEAMIIPIGSMGLIAISFFSVVFIYCYRERVMPRIPHLKSLEDLVTEYQGNFLAWSGVSKGLAESLQPDYSERLCHVSEIPHKGGAPGEAPGGSPCSQHSPYWAPPC
- the CXHXorf65 gene encoding uncharacterized protein CXorf65 homolog isoform X2 codes for the protein MFIYIKHGGEGASRRNWSTCAGLGRFEGSGDHRNSITREGPYAPFHLFSDSQIFIANTNCAVYHLLYYVRRKLGLSKRGSIDLCDTTGTMKLFFLMKKPGDYATKYLTARNTYYVCRVIRGKPGTPRANAFLAFVPLLKNPEHSVVEALRLQCALMERSRLKMLAIKQAKKLAKAESARSLASKKGGTKSTRKGAGQKLRVSFKTPTPKQKRKPNKK
- the CXHXorf65 gene encoding uncharacterized protein CXorf65 homolog isoform X1 yields the protein MFIYIKHGGEGASRRNWSTCAGLGRFEGSGDHRNSITREGPYAPFHLFSDSQIFIANTNCAVYHLLYYVRRKLGLSKRGSIDLCDTTGTMKLFFLMKKPGDYATKYLTARNTYYVCRVIRGKPGTPRANAFLAFVPLLKNPEHSVVEALRLQCALMERSRLKMLAIKQAKKLAKAESARSLAVRLPKFSLSQRPFPPPANQAPPPWSSGVDFLSKFNTHAQDLPFTSVVLPLALVCRKLPCTNLFT